In one window of Zestosphaera sp. DNA:
- a CDS encoding 30S ribosomal protein S8e, with the protein MGVYQGNDFRKVTGGRRRPHRMNRKYELGRFPTMTVVSEKEEIETLRVRGGNLKVRRKRTLYANVADPKTNAIKKVKIIKVVETPANRELARLSVITKGTIIETELGLARVTSRPGQDGVVNAVLIKD; encoded by the coding sequence ATGGGTGTGTATCAGGGAAACGACTTTAGGAAAGTAACGGGAGGTAGGAGAAGACCACATAGAATGAATAGAAAGTATGAGTTAGGAAGATTTCCTACGATGACCGTGGTTAGTGAGAAGGAAGAAATAGAAACCTTACGTGTGAGAGGTGGCAACCTCAAAGTACGCCGTAAGAGAACCTTATACGCTAACGTAGCAGACCCGAAAACCAACGCAATTAAGAAAGTAAAGATAATTAAAGTTGTTGAAACCCCAGCTAATAGAGAATTGGCTAGACTCTCGGTAATCACTAAAGGCACCATAATCGAAACAGAGCTGGGCTTAGCTAGAGTGACTTCAAGACCTGGTCAAGATGGGGTAGTCAACGCAGTCTTAATTAAAGACTAG
- a CDS encoding ASCH domain-containing protein — protein sequence MRKTLVFKKEYGRSIVLGKKTSTIRLRSNVRKGDIVDVRVGSVHVGRAVIEDVITKKISELTDADARDDGFKSREDLLSELRKIYGKHRIRDDTEVKLIKFRLLGLDLT from the coding sequence ATGAGGAAGACTCTGGTCTTCAAGAAAGAGTACGGGAGGAGCATAGTACTAGGTAAGAAAACATCAACTATAAGGCTCCGCTCTAACGTCAGGAAAGGCGATATAGTGGATGTAAGAGTAGGGAGTGTACATGTGGGTAGAGCTGTCATCGAAGACGTTATTACGAAAAAGATAAGCGAGTTAACTGATGCTGACGCGAGGGACGATGGTTTTAAGAGTAGGGAAGATCTACTCAGTGAGTTAAGGAAGATATACGGCAAACACAGAATAAGAGACGATACTGAGGTTAAGTTAATCAAGTTTAGGTTGCTGGGTCTTGACTTAACATAA
- a CDS encoding DUF460 domain-containing protein produces MNSEKIVGIDIVRSGSDLSQFRYAMAFLEGGVLKAVKEVSFGGLIRELWDIRPEILATDNVLELGGSKRDLLKVIKMLPPGLTLVQVNVESGKLVKVQYLAEETGLTSDKSKLDPFKTALVIAYLAKEGYGSKLRVFENKVKIYVYPGRSGVAGGSRTEKYVRNLRALVTRHVRKIKEVLDKNNIDYDLTVRRSDGGIEKALFTVYTSREKLYGLIKQVKGKDVVVRIRPVLSKSFLNDIVESGKSDEKRYLIVGYDPGVSVGLAVLDLDMNLVYVTSGRELDRGDIHNLLIKLGRPALVATDKNPPPEMCRKLAASLGALLYVPQKSLSTADKEMSVAEFIKQHPTIDIKNSHERDALAAALKAYREFQEKLEKLSCRLREMGFYDINLQKYKVKVLTNEDLSSIIEEVINDYVREEKKEPQIILKSDVASQARKAEEVLKERINTLEKEKEFYKQRMLELEKSVRDLSSRLDSMSSELSEKILKDRKVSELMQRVRNLEAHLRILENENNVLKSRVINYENVFMKLYTRTHVLVPVYSSKCFKFLKLDREKIAVAFTYDVTEALKEARELVESARLGFLLPPTALGLSRHLIEEELIPAVSAEEFFEVNECIVVVDKNSFDRVIALVPQLSEERRKKKYGLTYEDLSTLIEEYRKSREF; encoded by the coding sequence ATGAACTCTGAGAAGATAGTAGGTATTGATATAGTTAGGTCTGGTAGTGACTTATCACAGTTTAGGTACGCGATGGCGTTTTTAGAGGGCGGTGTTCTTAAGGCAGTTAAAGAAGTTAGTTTTGGAGGATTAATCAGAGAGCTCTGGGATATAAGACCTGAGATCTTGGCCACGGACAACGTGCTTGAGCTAGGCGGTAGTAAGAGAGACTTACTTAAGGTGATTAAGATGCTTCCTCCAGGACTTACGCTAGTTCAAGTCAATGTTGAGTCAGGTAAGCTAGTTAAGGTTCAGTATTTGGCTGAGGAGACAGGACTTACTAGTGATAAGAGTAAGTTAGACCCTTTCAAAACTGCTTTAGTTATTGCTTACTTAGCAAAAGAAGGTTACGGCAGTAAGTTAAGGGTCTTTGAGAATAAGGTTAAGATATACGTGTATCCTGGACGTTCTGGGGTAGCAGGAGGTTCTAGGACCGAAAAGTATGTTAGAAATCTTCGCGCTTTAGTTACTAGACACGTAAGGAAAATAAAGGAAGTCCTTGACAAAAACAATATTGATTACGACCTCACAGTTAGGAGGAGTGATGGCGGCATCGAGAAAGCTTTATTCACAGTTTATACATCTCGTGAGAAGCTTTATGGCCTCATCAAGCAAGTTAAAGGTAAAGACGTAGTAGTTAGGATCAGACCTGTTCTCAGTAAGAGCTTCCTCAACGATATAGTAGAGTCGGGCAAGAGTGACGAGAAGCGTTACTTGATAGTAGGGTATGATCCGGGAGTCAGTGTTGGTTTGGCAGTCTTAGACCTAGACATGAACTTGGTGTACGTCACGTCCGGGAGAGAACTCGATAGAGGCGATATACATAATTTACTGATTAAGCTTGGGCGTCCAGCACTAGTAGCAACAGACAAAAACCCGCCGCCAGAAATGTGCAGGAAGTTAGCTGCTTCCCTAGGCGCACTACTCTACGTGCCTCAGAAATCGTTGAGTACGGCAGATAAGGAAATGAGTGTTGCTGAGTTTATTAAACAACACCCAACAATAGATATCAAGAACTCGCACGAGAGGGATGCTTTAGCGGCAGCACTTAAGGCTTACAGAGAATTCCAGGAGAAACTAGAGAAGCTGTCTTGCAGATTAAGAGAGATGGGTTTCTACGACATCAACCTACAAAAATACAAAGTCAAGGTATTAACGAACGAAGACCTCTCTAGTATAATTGAAGAAGTGATTAACGATTACGTGAGGGAGGAGAAGAAGGAGCCTCAAATTATTTTGAAGAGTGATGTCGCATCTCAAGCTCGCAAAGCAGAGGAAGTACTTAAAGAGAGGATAAATACTCTTGAGAAAGAAAAAGAATTCTATAAGCAGAGGATGCTTGAGCTAGAGAAATCTGTGCGAGATTTGTCGTCACGTCTAGACAGCATGTCTTCAGAGCTCAGCGAGAAGATCCTCAAAGATAGAAAAGTAAGTGAGCTTATGCAAAGAGTGAGGAATCTTGAAGCTCATCTAAGAATACTAGAAAACGAAAACAATGTTTTGAAGTCTAGAGTAATCAACTATGAAAACGTGTTCATGAAACTCTACACAAGAACACACGTGCTAGTCCCAGTATATAGTAGCAAGTGCTTTAAGTTTCTAAAGCTTGATAGAGAGAAGATTGCAGTAGCCTTCACGTATGACGTGACTGAAGCTCTTAAAGAGGCGCGAGAACTCGTTGAGAGTGCTAGACTAGGCTTTCTATTACCTCCTACTGCGTTAGGGTTGAGCAGACACCTAATAGAAGAAGAGCTAATACCCGCAGTCTCAGCAGAAGAGTTTTTTGAAGTTAATGAGTGTATCGTAGTAGTTGATAAAAACTCTTTTGACAGGGTCATTGCACTAGTTCCTCAACTCTCTGAAGAAAGGAGGAAAAAGAAGTACGGACTAACGTACGAGGATCTCAGTACGTTAATCGAGGAGTATAGGAAGAGCAGAGAGTTTTAA
- a CDS encoding methionine adenosyltransferase, with translation MARNIEVELADYSPVSEWRVELVERKGLGHPDYIADAASEISSVALSKYYLENYNMILHHNVDKVLVVGGQSKPRFGGGEVLHPIYILVAGRATEFVSLSNGSLDRIPVGTIVVDAVKKWISQNFRFLDPERHVIVDYMIRTGSVDLVQTYETGLKEKRRPLANDTSIGVSYAPLTPLESIVLGVERYLNSREFKEKLPEVGEDVKVMGLRVGDEIRLTVAAAMISHLISDLSHYLSVKEEVENKVKDYVVSELSKRDEMRRYDVKIFINSADIPEKNSVYMTVTGTSAEHGDDGMTGRGNRVNGLITPMRPMSLEATAGKNAVTHVGKIYNVLANKIAVRIIKEVPKVREVYVKLLSRIGHPIDDPQMALVRLIPVEREAFNAIKSDVVEIVNEELENINKITYEVLSGKVMLF, from the coding sequence ATGGCTAGGAATATTGAAGTTGAGTTAGCTGATTACTCACCAGTTAGTGAGTGGAGAGTTGAGCTTGTTGAGAGGAAGGGACTCGGCCACCCAGACTATATAGCTGACGCAGCTTCTGAAATATCTAGTGTTGCTCTCTCTAAGTACTACCTAGAGAATTACAACATGATCTTGCATCACAACGTGGACAAAGTTTTAGTAGTTGGCGGGCAGTCAAAGCCTCGTTTTGGGGGTGGCGAGGTTCTTCACCCAATATACATATTAGTTGCTGGCAGAGCTACAGAGTTTGTGAGCTTAAGTAACGGGAGTCTAGATAGGATTCCTGTAGGTACTATAGTAGTTGACGCGGTCAAGAAGTGGATTTCCCAGAATTTCAGGTTCTTAGACCCTGAAAGACACGTGATTGTTGACTACATGATAAGGACAGGTAGCGTAGATCTAGTCCAAACGTATGAGACTGGCTTGAAAGAGAAGCGTAGACCGCTAGCCAACGACACGAGTATAGGTGTTAGTTACGCGCCCTTAACACCTCTAGAGAGTATCGTTTTAGGTGTTGAGAGGTATTTGAACTCACGTGAGTTTAAAGAGAAACTCCCTGAAGTTGGAGAAGATGTTAAAGTAATGGGTCTTAGAGTAGGTGATGAAATAAGACTCACTGTTGCCGCGGCAATGATATCTCACTTAATAAGTGATTTAAGTCATTACCTGTCTGTGAAGGAGGAGGTAGAAAATAAGGTTAAGGATTACGTAGTTAGTGAGTTGTCTAAGAGAGATGAAATGCGTAGATATGACGTTAAGATCTTTATTAATAGCGCTGACATCCCCGAGAAAAACTCTGTCTACATGACTGTCACAGGGACTTCCGCAGAACACGGTGATGATGGAATGACTGGTCGTGGCAATAGAGTCAACGGACTTATAACTCCTATGAGACCTATGAGTCTAGAAGCTACTGCCGGCAAAAACGCGGTAACACACGTGGGCAAAATATATAACGTCTTAGCTAATAAGATAGCTGTGAGGATAATTAAGGAAGTCCCTAAGGTTAGAGAAGTTTACGTAAAACTCCTTTCTAGAATAGGTCACCCAATAGACGACCCTCAAATGGCTCTAGTAAGGCTAATACCTGTTGAGAGAGAAGCTTTCAACGCTATTAAGTCAGACGTCGTCGAGATAGTTAATGAAGAGTTAGAAAATATAAACAAGATCACGTATGAGGTGCTGAGCGGTAAAGTCATGTTATTCTAA
- a CDS encoding RIO1 family regulatory kinase/ATPase codes for MRELALIYKRLSSESFKILATLNSLSLKHEYVPLEEIERTTRLPPSRIDKSLRELMDVKAVAKHKTTQSFRLTYLGLDLVALKKLSDSGVLGYLGTRVGVGKESEIYIAKTPTEKIVAVKFYKIGRISFQKIKRVRAYASEESKWFMHSRNAASREYDVLSKLCNYTSFVPRAYAHVEHAVVMDYVSGIELYRYKTALMPESIFTSIMMTLRSAYLHLGIVHGDLSEYNILVSVDEGEKPYVIDWPQYVYRDDPRAEELLSRDVSYMVKFFKESYGLDKRVSDCLEFVKGLKNEL; via the coding sequence CTGAGAGAGCTAGCTCTGATTTACAAAAGATTAAGTAGCGAGAGTTTTAAAATCTTGGCAACACTTAATAGTCTAAGTCTTAAGCACGAGTACGTACCTCTGGAAGAAATTGAGAGAACCACTAGACTTCCTCCCTCACGTATCGATAAGTCTCTCCGTGAGTTGATGGATGTGAAGGCGGTTGCTAAACACAAGACTACTCAAAGTTTTAGACTTACTTACTTAGGACTAGACTTGGTGGCTCTCAAAAAATTAAGTGATTCTGGGGTACTGGGTTATTTAGGGACTAGAGTCGGGGTTGGGAAAGAAAGCGAGATCTATATCGCTAAAACACCTACTGAAAAAATCGTTGCTGTTAAGTTTTATAAGATCGGGCGCATCAGTTTCCAGAAGATTAAAAGGGTACGAGCTTATGCTTCAGAAGAGAGTAAGTGGTTTATGCATTCGAGAAATGCTGCGAGTAGAGAGTACGATGTTCTAAGTAAGCTGTGTAACTACACTTCATTTGTTCCTAGAGCTTACGCACACGTAGAACACGCTGTAGTTATGGATTACGTGAGCGGGATTGAGTTATACAGGTATAAGACCGCGTTAATGCCGGAGAGTATTTTCACATCTATAATGATGACTTTAAGGAGCGCTTACTTACACTTAGGCATTGTTCACGGGGATTTAAGTGAGTATAACATACTGGTCAGTGTTGACGAAGGTGAGAAGCCATACGTTATTGACTGGCCTCAATACGTGTATAGAGACGATCCTAGAGCTGAAGAACTCTTATCTAGAGACGTTTCATACATGGTTAAATTCTTCAAAGAAAGTTATGGATTAGATAAGAGAGTGAGTGATTGTTTGGAGTTTGTGAAGGGTTTGAAGAATGAACTCTGA
- the uppS gene encoding polyprenyl diphosphate synthase codes for MSDLMLSLAKLARSLSRRLKFISRPLGKLVYEFYENWLYTQVSEGPIPKHIAIIPDGNRRWARNQGLDANVGHEVGYERLEEVLSWLWDLGVKVVTVYAMSYENCVRRPEEEKAHLFNLMKRGVDKFISERILERYKVRVRFLGRLDIIPENLRAEIRKIEELSSQYGEKILNVALCYGGRQEIIDAVRVLMRDVKEGKVGVDEIGEDLFIKYLPLASDLPTLDLSEPDLVIRTSGELRISNFLLWHIAYSELYFCDVFWPEFRRIDLLRAIRAYQKRQRRFGA; via the coding sequence TTGTCGGATTTGATGCTGTCTCTTGCTAAGTTGGCGAGGAGCTTAAGCAGAAGACTTAAGTTTATTTCTAGGCCTTTAGGTAAGCTAGTTTATGAATTCTACGAGAACTGGCTATATACTCAGGTTTCTGAGGGTCCTATACCTAAACACATAGCTATAATTCCGGACGGGAATAGAAGGTGGGCGAGGAATCAAGGTCTTGACGCGAACGTAGGTCACGAAGTCGGTTATGAGAGATTAGAAGAAGTTCTTAGCTGGCTCTGGGATCTCGGAGTTAAGGTAGTAACTGTGTATGCTATGTCTTACGAGAACTGTGTTAGGAGACCTGAAGAAGAGAAAGCTCATTTATTTAATTTGATGAAGAGAGGAGTAGATAAGTTCATTAGTGAGCGAATACTTGAGAGATATAAAGTTCGCGTGAGGTTTTTGGGAAGACTAGACATAATACCTGAAAACTTAAGAGCTGAGATAAGAAAAATTGAAGAATTAAGTTCTCAATACGGTGAGAAAATCCTTAACGTGGCTCTCTGCTACGGTGGTAGGCAGGAAATAATAGATGCTGTAAGAGTATTAATGAGAGACGTGAAGGAAGGCAAGGTAGGTGTAGATGAGATAGGCGAGGATTTGTTCATAAAGTACCTCCCTCTCGCATCAGATCTCCCTACACTAGACTTGTCGGAGCCTGACTTAGTAATAAGAACCTCGGGTGAGTTACGGATAAGCAACTTCCTCTTATGGCATATAGCTTATAGTGAGCTCTACTTCTGCGATGTTTTCTGGCCTGAGTTCAGGCGCATTGATTTATTGAGAGCTATCAGGGCTTATCAGAAGAGGCAGAGAAGATTCGGAGCTTGA
- a CDS encoding tRNA pseudouridine(54/55) synthase Pus10, with amino-acid sequence MSRLNNELLDKALKALLNYPLCDRCLGRLFAKYGLELSNSERGKALKILLGMNIHRALSSSSSALSEEDLLKVAENGGNPISDIVQYYVGPVNVKKCYICGNKLDILINELTVKCLDLLKDREFKSLLVGVEKSSTYEEREKEVVSMLGVDSWESIRREIKREVGKRLHLITNTEPDFREPDVLLVLNLDTQEVKIRSSQIFLKGYYLKLGRYISQRWWYSKDSGLRYKASVEGVAERLTSVFLSDSILIHAAGREDSDARMLGSGRPLIIEVVNPRKRELKVEEVNDVLRDEWVKIKIHTTSSFEELEEVKKARKPKIYRVVAYVSEGLEEEELKKVEEELSNVIVYQKTPKRILKRKKDVLRKRRIHKLVAKMLSKHLIELVIMCESGLYVKEVITGDEGRTNPSVSALLGKESLPVFLDVLEYVRD; translated from the coding sequence ATGTCTCGCTTGAATAACGAGTTACTCGATAAAGCTCTTAAAGCACTCCTTAACTACCCACTCTGCGACAGATGTTTAGGAAGACTCTTCGCTAAGTATGGGCTAGAATTAAGTAATTCTGAGAGAGGTAAGGCTCTTAAAATACTACTAGGGATGAACATACATAGAGCATTGAGTAGCAGTAGTAGCGCATTAAGTGAGGAAGACCTCTTGAAAGTTGCTGAGAACGGAGGCAACCCTATCTCAGATATAGTGCAGTATTACGTAGGGCCTGTTAACGTCAAGAAGTGCTACATTTGCGGTAATAAGCTAGATATCCTAATAAACGAGTTAACTGTTAAGTGTCTCGACCTACTTAAAGACAGGGAATTCAAGTCTTTGTTAGTTGGTGTAGAGAAAAGTTCTACGTATGAGGAGAGAGAAAAAGAAGTTGTGTCCATGTTAGGTGTGGATTCTTGGGAGTCGATTAGGAGAGAAATCAAGAGAGAAGTAGGTAAGAGACTTCACCTAATCACTAACACAGAACCTGATTTTAGAGAGCCTGACGTCTTACTAGTTCTTAACCTAGATACACAAGAAGTAAAGATTAGGTCTTCTCAGATATTTCTTAAAGGGTACTACCTCAAGCTAGGTAGGTATATATCTCAGAGATGGTGGTACTCTAAAGACAGTGGTTTAAGATATAAGGCATCGGTTGAGGGTGTAGCAGAGAGATTAACGAGTGTGTTCTTAAGTGATAGTATTCTAATACACGCAGCAGGTCGTGAAGACTCCGACGCAAGGATGTTAGGCAGTGGGAGACCCTTGATCATCGAGGTCGTGAACCCTCGTAAGCGGGAGTTAAAGGTGGAGGAAGTAAATGATGTTCTGCGTGACGAATGGGTCAAAATAAAAATACACACAACCTCGTCTTTTGAAGAGCTCGAGGAAGTCAAGAAAGCCAGAAAGCCTAAGATATATAGGGTGGTTGCTTATGTGTCAGAGGGGCTTGAAGAAGAAGAACTCAAAAAAGTTGAGGAAGAACTAAGTAACGTCATAGTGTACCAGAAAACCCCTAAGAGGATACTTAAGAGGAAGAAAGATGTTTTGAGGAAGCGAAGAATACATAAGTTGGTTGCTAAGATGCTCTCTAAACACTTAATAGAGTTAGTGATTATGTGCGAGAGCGGGCTCTACGTGAAGGAAGTCATTACCGGTGATGAGGGTCGCACGAACCCATCAGTTAGTGCTTTGCTAGGTAAGGAATCACTTCCAGTATTTCTGGACGTTTTAGAGTATGTTAGAGACTGA
- a CDS encoding signal recognition particle protein Srp54, which produces MSYLGRLKDLVSDFVRGKGPYEESVNEFIKELQKELIKADVNLKLVIDLTKNIKEQALESEPPPGVLRREWFIKIVYDNLVKFFGGEVVEVLPRKIPWVLMLVGIQGSGKTTTAGKLAYYYKKLGYKPCLITTDTYRPAAYDQLKQIAEKLNVPFYGEKNSDNPVEIGVRGLSKMLREGCSLVVIDTAGRHGYGEEEYLLKEMEDLAKALKPDEIMLVIDAYIGQKAYDIARRFHERTPVGSIFITKLDGTAKGGGALSAVAATGAKIKFIGDGEKLEDIESFNPRKFVARLLGLGDLETLLEKFKALEESEEVQKRLEKAVLTGKLTLRDVYAQVKSLKRLGPLRKVLQMIPGFSMALQVDDEKLRISEKNMEKWLHIMDSMTYEELDHPAIIDKNRINRIARGAGVTPNDVKELLKYYETLVKMIKTLRSRKDLLKRFGLKDVSLE; this is translated from the coding sequence ATGAGCTACTTAGGAAGACTAAAAGACTTAGTATCTGATTTTGTAAGGGGTAAGGGACCTTACGAAGAAAGCGTCAACGAGTTTATAAAAGAACTCCAGAAAGAACTGATTAAAGCTGACGTAAACCTCAAGTTAGTAATTGATTTAACTAAGAACATAAAAGAACAAGCTCTAGAGTCTGAGCCACCACCTGGAGTCCTGAGGCGCGAGTGGTTTATTAAGATAGTTTATGACAACTTAGTAAAGTTCTTTGGCGGGGAAGTAGTTGAGGTACTGCCTAGGAAGATCCCGTGGGTCTTAATGTTAGTCGGCATACAAGGTAGCGGAAAAACAACTACTGCGGGGAAACTTGCATACTACTATAAGAAGCTTGGCTACAAACCCTGCTTAATAACTACGGATACTTATAGACCAGCTGCTTACGATCAGTTAAAACAAATAGCTGAGAAACTCAACGTCCCGTTCTACGGCGAGAAAAACAGCGATAATCCTGTCGAGATAGGTGTGCGCGGATTAAGCAAGATGCTTAGAGAAGGGTGTAGCTTAGTAGTAATTGATACTGCAGGGAGACACGGGTACGGCGAGGAAGAGTACCTCCTTAAAGAAATGGAGGATTTAGCTAAGGCTTTAAAACCTGATGAGATCATGTTAGTTATTGACGCGTATATAGGTCAGAAAGCGTATGATATAGCGAGGAGATTTCATGAAAGAACTCCTGTGGGCTCCATCTTCATAACAAAACTTGATGGGACTGCTAAAGGCGGTGGCGCGCTCTCAGCAGTTGCTGCTACAGGAGCTAAAATAAAGTTTATTGGCGATGGTGAAAAACTTGAAGATATAGAGTCCTTTAACCCTAGGAAATTCGTTGCTCGGTTGCTGGGTCTTGGAGACCTAGAAACTCTCTTAGAGAAGTTTAAAGCTCTAGAAGAGAGCGAGGAAGTTCAGAAGAGACTCGAGAAAGCAGTTCTCACTGGAAAACTGACTTTGAGAGATGTCTACGCTCAAGTCAAGTCTCTGAAGAGACTGGGACCTCTAAGAAAGGTTCTCCAGATGATTCCGGGCTTTAGTATGGCACTGCAAGTAGATGATGAGAAACTACGTATTTCTGAAAAGAATATGGAGAAATGGCTACACATAATGGATTCAATGACATACGAAGAACTTGATCATCCAGCAATAATAGATAAGAACAGAATAAACAGGATAGCTAGAGGTGCCGGAGTGACCCCTAACGACGTGAAAGAACTACTGAAATATTACGAGACTTTAGTAAAGATGATAAAGACTTTGAGGAGCAGGAAAGACCTACTGAAGAGGTTTGGATTAAAAGATGTCTCGCTTGAATAA
- a CDS encoding translation initiation factor IF-5A has protein sequence MSTTYAELGELREGSFIVIDGEPCRIVEISKAKTGKHGSAKAHVVAVGIFSGSKKTLVAPVDQRVEVPIIEKRSGHVIAVIGSSAQVMDLETYETVEIELPTEEELKSKIVVGAEVEYWNVLGKRKIMRVLKGA, from the coding sequence ATGAGTACTACATACGCTGAGTTAGGAGAGTTGCGTGAGGGTAGCTTCATAGTAATTGACGGCGAGCCTTGTAGGATAGTTGAGATAAGCAAGGCCAAGACAGGTAAGCATGGGAGTGCTAAAGCACACGTAGTTGCTGTAGGCATATTCTCCGGGTCTAAGAAAACGTTGGTAGCTCCGGTAGACCAGAGAGTAGAAGTCCCGATAATTGAGAAGAGGTCTGGCCACGTCATAGCCGTTATAGGGTCAAGCGCTCAAGTCATGGACCTAGAGACTTACGAGACCGTAGAGATAGAGTTACCTACAGAAGAAGAATTGAAGAGCAAGATAGTTGTTGGTGCTGAGGTAGAGTACTGGAACGTCTTGGGAAAAAGAAAAATCATGAGAGTCTTAAAGGGAGCTTGA
- a CDS encoding Gar1/Naf1 family protein: protein MAQGPPLIKLGYYLHKTPSGKLIVKISGKNPPKLGSKVVDSRGNLLGIVTDVIGPVSSPYAVIKPLTTNLSLSQLEEVYIKSVRGR, encoded by the coding sequence TTGGCTCAGGGACCTCCCTTGATCAAGTTAGGATACTACCTTCACAAAACTCCCTCAGGGAAACTCATAGTTAAAATCAGCGGTAAGAATCCGCCCAAACTCGGGAGTAAAGTAGTTGATAGTAGGGGAAATCTATTAGGTATTGTAACTGACGTAATAGGTCCTGTGAGTTCGCCGTACGCAGTAATTAAGCCACTCACTACTAACTTAAGTCTTAGCCAACTTGAAGAAGTCTACATAAAGTCTGTGAGAGGTAGGTAA
- a CDS encoding TFIIB-type zinc ribbon-containing protein, with protein MSSCPQSSIIYDEVRGEYICTETGEVLEERMVDVGPEWRFFEIANETSRVRGSEPVTSKVHDYGLSTVIDNHSYEGKKLNELNKSSRVHSREKRLVKALQLMNSIINRLSLPNSDLVKNDAGLIVNRLYRKGIIKKKNMRAIIAAVVITTLKNYSIPIDTREILNLCQVTQREVWKALLKIHRDSGEKIRVGVIDPLSYVRQYSCILKVSPEAESLAMKLVATAKNSGITSGKGPQGIAAAALYIASILMNEKQTQQNISEKLNVTEVTLRNRYRDLVNELDIIVEL; from the coding sequence ATGTCTTCATGTCCTCAATCATCGATAATATATGACGAAGTTAGAGGAGAGTACATATGTACTGAGACAGGCGAAGTATTAGAAGAAAGAATGGTTGACGTAGGTCCTGAATGGAGATTCTTCGAAATAGCTAATGAGACGAGCAGAGTGAGAGGTAGTGAGCCAGTAACTAGTAAGGTTCATGATTATGGCTTGTCTACCGTGATAGATAACCACTCTTATGAAGGGAAAAAACTTAACGAACTTAATAAGTCTTCAAGAGTGCATAGCAGAGAGAAGAGATTGGTAAAAGCTCTTCAGTTAATGAACTCAATAATAAACAGGCTGAGTCTTCCTAACTCAGACCTAGTAAAAAATGACGCCGGCTTGATAGTGAACAGACTCTACCGTAAAGGCATTATAAAGAAAAAGAATATGCGTGCAATAATAGCCGCAGTAGTAATCACTACACTTAAAAACTATAGCATCCCAATCGATACTAGAGAGATCCTTAACTTATGTCAAGTAACTCAGAGAGAAGTCTGGAAAGCACTCCTTAAAATTCACAGAGACTCTGGAGAGAAGATACGTGTAGGCGTAATAGACCCCTTAAGTTACGTAAGACAGTACTCATGCATTCTAAAAGTCTCTCCAGAAGCAGAGTCTCTAGCTATGAAGTTAGTTGCTACAGCTAAGAACTCAGGAATAACTTCCGGTAAAGGACCTCAAGGAATTGCGGCAGCTGCACTATACATAGCCTCAATACTCATGAACGAGAAACAAACACAGCAAAACATCTCTGAAAAACTAAACGTAACCGAAGTAACGCTGAGGAATAGATACAGAGACTTAGTCAATGAACTAGATATAATAGTGGAACTTTGA
- a CDS encoding signal recognition particle subunit SRP19/SEC65 family protein, with protein sequence MKEYVIWPEYFSANLSRKQGRRVSKLLAVDKVRPETFLKACAELSWKCRIEEGKYPRAWFESYGFKIIVVLENKIESKHTLIKTLASKLKEVSSKQA encoded by the coding sequence GTGAAGGAATACGTCATATGGCCAGAATACTTCTCAGCAAATCTTAGCAGAAAACAAGGGAGGAGAGTTAGTAAGTTATTAGCAGTGGATAAAGTAAGACCAGAAACATTCCTTAAGGCCTGTGCAGAATTAAGCTGGAAATGCAGGATTGAGGAGGGTAAGTACCCGCGTGCATGGTTTGAGTCTTACGGTTTTAAAATAATTGTCGTGTTAGAGAATAAAATCGAGAGTAAACACACATTAATCAAAACTTTAGCGAGTAAGTTAAAAGAAGTTAGTAGCAAACAAGCTTAA